The following nucleotide sequence is from Phycisphaerales bacterium.
CACGAGGCCGATGTAGCCCAGCGCCATGGCCAGCCGCTGGCAGAAGGTCAGTTTGTCCGGCTCGCCGTAGTCCATCGACATCGACGAATCCATCACAATGAAGAACGACAGGTCCTCCTCTTCGAGAAACATCTTGAGGAAGAGCTGATCGAGGCGGGCGTAGACGTTCCAGTCGATGTAGCGCAGGTCATCGCCGGGCACGTAATTGCGGAAGTCGGCGAACTCGACGCTCTGGCCGCGCTTCTTGCTTCGGCGCTCGCCCTGCAGTTTCCCCGCGAAGATCTTGCGCGAGACGACGTCGAGCTGATCGAGGCGCGACATCAGGCGCGAGTCGATGAGATCATCGATCTTCTGCGGCCGCTTGCGCCGGCTCTGGGGCATCGCGGTGGAGACCTGCGTCATCGCGTGAAGCGTCCCTTCTGGACATCATGCGGGAATCAGTCCCGCGACTTTCATCGGCCGTTGACCGTCACGGCGGGGAGATCCGACTCCTGCTCGCACGGCACAAGGCGGACCAATTCATTGATCACGTCATCGCTCGATACGTCTTCCGCTTCGGCTTCAAAGTTCACCATCACCCGGTGCCGCAGCGCCGGCAGCGCCATCTGCTGAATGTCCCGGAAGGACACGGCGAAGCGCCCGTCGATCACCGCGCGCACCTTCGCGCCCAGAATGAGCGCCTGCGCTCCGCGCGGGCTCACGCCGACCCGCACGTACCGGTTCGTCACCGCGGGGGCGTCGGTTCCACGCGGGTGCGTCGCCAGCACCAGCCGGATGGCGTAATCCTGCACGTGCTCGGCCACGACGACGCCGCGGACGAGTTGCTGCGCCTGGAGGATGTGCTCGGCGTCGATCACCGGCTTGACTTCGGGCGCTCCTCCCGCCGTCGTCCGCTCGAGGATCCTGGTCATCTCGCCGCGCGTCGCGTACGGCACGACGAGCTTGAACAGGAACCGGTCGAGCTGGGCCTCGGGAAGCCGGTACGTCCCCTCCTGCTCAATGGGGTTCTGAGTCGCCAGCACGATGAACGGCTCGTTGAGTTTGTACGTGCGTCCCGCGACCGTCACGCGGCGCTCCTGCATCGCTTCGAGCAGAGCCGACTGCGTTTTGGGCGTGGCGCGGTTCACTTCATCGGCGAGCACGATCTGCGCAAAAACCGGCCCGGCGCGGAACTCGAGCGAGCGCCGGCCGGTCGTGCGGTTCTCCATTACGATGTTTGTGCCGACGATGTCGGCTGGCATGAGATCGGGGGTGAACTGAATGCGACTGAACGGCAGCAGCAGCGCCTGCGACAGCGTGCGCACCAGAAGCGTCTTGCCGAGGCCCGGAACACCTTCGAGCAGGATGTGGCCATTGGCGAAGAGCCCCACCAGCGTGAGATCGACGATCTCATCCTGGCCGACGATGACGCGGGCGATCTCCCGCTTGAGGTTGCCCATCACGGCGCGCAGCGCTTCGCAGCGTTTGACGACCTCGGCGGCACTGTTCTGAAGAAGGCGCAGTTCGGGCAGTTGCATCGCTTCAGCCATCGCCGCCTCCCTGCGGTTTGTCCTTGCCCTGCTGACGGGCGCGGCGCTTGGCTTCGAGCAGGCGCGAGGTATACGAGCCCTCGTCCGCCTCGTCGGCGGCGGGCTCGGGCTTTGTGCGAGCCGGCGGCGGCTTCTTGAGCGATCCTTCGCCCTCATCGGACCCGACCTTGTCGAGATCGATCGCCGCTCCGCCGGCGGCGTCGGCCTCGAAGCGCGCCTCGGCCGCTTCGCGCTCCTCTGCGATCTGCTGCGAACTCTTGCGCCGGCCGGTGACGCGCTCCTGCACTTCACTGCGCGTCTGCTTGAGGCGATCGAGGCTCTGCCCAGCCGAAGACGAGCCGCCGTGCATCAAAGCGTACATGCGCCGCCGCAGGGCGATCGGGTCGATGGCCAGCCGCCGCGCCGCCACGTCCATCAGGAACAGGCCAGCGGCGATGATCGCCATGAGCGGCCAGATGTCGGTGAGACTCTTGGGCGTCTCAAGACCCTCGCGGTTGAAGAGATCAGCCTGCGCAGGGTCGCTGGGAAGTTCCCGCCCCTGCGTCACTCGCGCCAGGTTGGTCATCAGCGGCGCGTTGTCGCGCAGAGCGCTGAACTCCGGGCTGTACGGCACCGACACGCCGGACTGAATCGAACTGCGCTCGCCGTCGGCACTCTCGTAGATCATGTTGGCGATCCACGAGCCTTCTTCATCGACGGTGTACTCGCCGCGCCACTTGCCCGGCGCGATCTGCTGCAGATTGAAGAGTTCTTCCTTCAGTCCGGGCGAAAGCACGAGGGCGCTGATCTTGCCGAAGTTGGCGAACTGATTGTCGCTGCCGAGCACGTTGACTTCGACGATCGCCTTGTTGCCCTCGATGCGCGTGGACTGCTGGATGTTGGTTGGAGCCGCCGGCCGCATGGACCAGCGCACGACCTGCTCCCAGAATCCCTGGAAGTCCGCCCAGTCCACCCAGGCCTGACCCCAACGGCTCGTGGCGTCGCTCGTGAAGGCGATGCTCTTGCCCAAGCCGTATTGCCACTGCGCCATGATCGGATCACGGTCGCCGAAGTTGCTGACTATCTCGGGGTCGTAGCCGGGGCGAGGC
It contains:
- a CDS encoding MoxR family ATPase: MQLPELRLLQNSAAEVVKRCEALRAVMGNLKREIARVIVGQDEIVDLTLVGLFANGHILLEGVPGLGKTLLVRTLSQALLLPFSRIQFTPDLMPADIVGTNIVMENRTTGRRSLEFRAGPVFAQIVLADEVNRATPKTQSALLEAMQERRVTVAGRTYKLNEPFIVLATQNPIEQEGTYRLPEAQLDRFLFKLVVPYATRGEMTRILERTTAGGAPEVKPVIDAEHILQAQQLVRGVVVAEHVQDYAIRLVLATHPRGTDAPAVTNRYVRVGVSPRGAQALILGAKVRAVIDGRFAVSFRDIQQMALPALRHRVMVNFEAEAEDVSSDDVINELVRLVPCEQESDLPAVTVNGR